CCGTTGGCGGAAACGTTGTCCACTCACGGTCATAATTGAACTCACCGCGGCTGAATTCTTCATCTTTACCCTTTTTAGCAAAATCATTGAAGTTTGCGATTGTCTTCGTTAAATTCGCCAAAAACTCCGGCGCTATACTAAATCCGCCAATCCGTTCGGACAAATTGCTTAAGCGCAGGGTCAAGGCTTGCGTCAAATCCTCCAAAGTTTGCCCACTGAGGATGTAAGAGGGCAGCGCGTCGCTTTGTCTCGGATAAGGTGGATAGCCTTGCCACAATTGCGCTGTTCTCTGATCGTAAATCAGAAAGACCAACATATTCATCCATTCCGCACGCTGCGGATCCCAAACAAAATGAGTCATGGTCCGATCGGTATAGTTTCGCTTTTCATCCATAATGCGTTTGCCATAGCGGTTGACTTCGATGACACTGTCGCCGGGAATATAAAAGATATTATTGGAGCCGCCGGGATTGGTCAGCGCATTTTCCAGGATGCTTTCCGCACGAAACGCTCCTGCCATATTGCCTAATTGAGCGCCGATCTCGCCGGCCATACCGATAAAATCACCGGTATTCGTGGCTACGGAACAGCCGCCAAAATGCGGACCGCGTTGAAAATGCAACATCAGCTCCGGATTATGTGAATAACCGCCGCTGCCAAAAACAACTGCCTGATGAGCTTTGATTTTCAAAATCTCTTTATTCTCTTTAACAACTTCCAGTCCGATCACTTCTTTTTGCTCATTTTGCATGATTTTCATGACCCGATGATCGGTCAGGATCAAGATATCATGACTTCTGGCCCAGGTTTCCAGCTGCCGTATCAATTCAAAACCATAGCTCAGCTTACCTTCCGGGTTTTGCGTATACAAGACACGTCCGCGGATCCCTTTGTTTTCGGGCAGATGGTCCATATAATCCACCTGTGGTTTGCCTGTCCAGTTGATCTCCGCAATGCTGTGCAGCGCACCGCAGTCTTCCAGGAATTCAACCATCTCTGAAGCATGCTCAGCCATGGCCGAGAGCAGCTCAAACTCATTTTTCGGCACACCATACTTTGCATC
The window above is part of the Negativicutes bacterium genome. Proteins encoded here:
- a CDS encoding FAD-dependent oxidoreductase codes for the protein MLIVGSGAAAFSAAITARKQGASVIMLEKAAKVGGTTLRSGGGFWTPNNRFQHDLGIEDKKEDAIRYMARYSFPHLYNPNDAKYGVPKNEFELLSAMAEHASEMVEFLEDCGALHSIAEINWTGKPQVDYMDHLPENKGIRGRVLYTQNPEGKLSYGFELIRQLETWARSHDILILTDHRVMKIMQNEQKEVIGLEVVKENKEILKIKAHQAVVFGSGGYSHNPELMLHFQRGPHFGGCSVATNTGDFIGMAGEIGAQLGNMAGAFRAESILENALTNPGGSNNIFYIPGDSVIEVNRYGKRIMDEKRNYTDRTMTHFVWDPQRAEWMNMLVFLIYDQRTAQLWQGYPPYPRQSDALPSYILSGQTLEDLTQALTLRLSNLSERIGGFSIAPEFLANLTKTIANFNDFAKKGKDEEFSRGEFNYDREWTTFPPTVPGVEWPPKGSKNYTMYPLSAEGPYYAVILAAGTLDTNGGPIINDHAQVLDVHNNPIPGLYGAGNCIASPTANAYWGAGSTIGPAMTFGYLAGLSAVKEPVKKS